From a single Couchioplanes caeruleus genomic region:
- a CDS encoding ABC transporter substrate-binding protein, protein MRRPTPFLVALLLAAAVAGCGDDPSGSDDPIRLGQIVSLTGNYSPLGSENQKSVALAVEQLNSAGGIGGRRVELTVRDDKSLPDQAVLAFNDLRRKSDAIIGSPFSNSALATLPLVDREQIPYVSLTPADEQVRPVHPYVFVVPATSGTYAEATLRYLQATQITRLAVAYDTRSSYAVAGYKGLQAAAARYGVTLGPVEEFQTTATEFGAVFTHVRSSSAQALMVWATGAPAVALTKQYAAAGLKIPLILTGAQASKLFLDPAGPAAEGATVASSIGVVGDALPAGAQKTAVEELATAFRTKHGYPPPQFAQDGYSGVKLLAAAIGKAGGTDRAKVRDALEGLTLTTPNGTYRYSATDHSGLTADYIAITTVRSGAFVPTDYSRAKLATLGGR, encoded by the coding sequence GTGCGCAGACCCACGCCCTTCCTCGTCGCTCTCCTGCTCGCCGCCGCCGTGGCCGGCTGCGGCGACGACCCGTCCGGTTCGGACGATCCGATCCGCCTCGGCCAGATCGTCTCGCTGACCGGGAACTACTCGCCGCTGGGCAGCGAGAACCAGAAGTCGGTCGCCTTGGCGGTCGAGCAGCTCAACAGCGCCGGCGGCATCGGCGGGCGGCGCGTCGAGCTGACCGTCCGCGACGACAAGAGCCTGCCCGACCAGGCCGTGCTGGCCTTCAACGACCTCCGGAGGAAGTCCGACGCGATCATCGGCTCGCCGTTCTCCAACTCCGCGCTGGCGACCCTGCCGCTGGTCGACCGCGAGCAGATCCCGTACGTCTCGCTGACGCCCGCGGACGAGCAGGTGCGGCCGGTCCACCCGTACGTGTTCGTGGTCCCCGCGACGTCGGGCACGTACGCCGAGGCCACCCTCCGGTACCTGCAGGCCACCCAGATCACCCGGCTCGCCGTCGCGTACGACACCCGGAGCAGCTACGCGGTGGCCGGCTACAAGGGACTGCAGGCCGCGGCGGCGCGGTACGGCGTGACCCTCGGCCCCGTCGAGGAGTTCCAGACCACCGCCACCGAGTTCGGCGCGGTCTTCACCCACGTCCGGTCCTCCTCCGCGCAGGCCCTCATGGTGTGGGCCACCGGCGCCCCCGCCGTCGCGCTCACCAAGCAGTACGCGGCCGCCGGCCTGAAGATCCCGCTGATCCTCACCGGCGCCCAGGCGAGCAAGCTGTTCCTGGACCCGGCCGGTCCCGCCGCGGAGGGCGCGACCGTGGCGAGCTCCATCGGCGTGGTCGGCGACGCCCTGCCGGCCGGCGCGCAGAAGACCGCGGTCGAGGAGCTGGCCACGGCGTTCCGCACCAAGCACGGCTACCCGCCGCCGCAGTTCGCCCAGGACGGCTACAGCGGGGTGAAGCTGCTCGCGGCCGCGATCGGGAAGGCCGGCGGGACCGACCGTGCGAAGGTCCGCGATGCCCTGGAGGGCCTCACGCTCACCACGCCGAACGGCACCTACCGCTACTCGGCGACCGACCACAGCGGACTGACCGCCGACTACATCGCCATCACCACCGTACGGTCCGGGGCCTTCGTGCCCACCGACTACAGCAGGGCGAAGCTCGCCACGCTCGGCGGCCGGTGA
- a CDS encoding ABC transporter ATP-binding protein yields the protein MAAGAALAVSGASRAFGGVYAVRDVSLTLAPGELRGLIGPNGAGKSTLFALIGGQLRADTGTVRLDGLRVDRLPADRRARLGVGVVFQAARVFPGMTVLENVMVGAHGTTGAGFLTAMLRLPAHHREERLIRDRARACLARTGLAGWADRPAEALPLGQQRALQLARALCGQPRLLLLDEPASGLRAAERERLSALLTELRDEGITMLLVEHDVAFVMRVADRVTVLDLGRVIAEGSPADVRADPVVIDAYLGAGSPA from the coding sequence ATGGCCGCCGGAGCCGCCCTGGCGGTCTCCGGGGCGAGCCGGGCGTTCGGCGGCGTGTACGCCGTCCGCGACGTCAGCCTGACCCTCGCCCCGGGAGAGCTGCGCGGGCTCATCGGCCCGAACGGCGCCGGCAAGTCCACCCTGTTCGCGCTCATCGGCGGCCAGCTCCGGGCGGACACCGGCACGGTACGGCTGGACGGCCTGCGGGTCGACCGGCTGCCCGCCGACCGCCGGGCCCGGCTCGGCGTCGGCGTGGTGTTCCAGGCGGCCCGCGTCTTCCCCGGCATGACCGTGCTGGAGAACGTGATGGTGGGCGCGCACGGCACGACCGGAGCCGGGTTCCTGACGGCGATGCTGCGGCTGCCCGCCCATCACCGCGAGGAACGGCTCATCCGCGACCGCGCCCGCGCGTGCCTGGCCCGTACCGGGCTGGCCGGCTGGGCGGACCGCCCGGCCGAGGCGTTGCCGCTGGGTCAGCAGCGCGCCCTGCAACTGGCGCGCGCGCTGTGCGGGCAGCCCCGGCTGCTGCTGCTCGACGAGCCGGCCTCCGGCCTGCGCGCGGCCGAGCGGGAGCGGCTGTCGGCGCTGCTGACCGAGCTGCGCGACGAGGGGATCACGATGCTGCTCGTCGAGCACGACGTCGCGTTCGTGATGCGGGTCGCCGACCGCGTCACCGTGCTCGACCTGGGACGGGTCATCGCCGAGGGCTCCCCCGCCGACGTCCGCGCCGATCCGGTGGTGATCGACGCGTACCTGGGCGCCGGGAGCCCGGCGTGA
- a CDS encoding ABC transporter ATP-binding protein, with the protein MSAVAEARGLVVRYSGATALDGVDLTVGEHELVALIGANGAGKTSLVRALSGLVRPDAGQVVVHGRLAQVPEGREMFAGLSVDDNLRLGGWRNGRAGRATGPVYELMPELAAVRHRAAGTLSGGQQQMVAIGRALMARPDVLVVDELSLGLAPKVVDVLVGHLRRLHAERGLAVLLIEQNARLALELCDRGYVLEAGRVVLHGDAGRLARDPRVAAAYLGGHVAAEEPR; encoded by the coding sequence GTGAGCGCCGTGGCCGAGGCCCGCGGGCTCGTCGTGCGCTACTCCGGGGCCACCGCGCTGGACGGTGTCGACCTGACCGTCGGCGAGCACGAGCTGGTCGCGCTGATCGGCGCCAACGGCGCGGGCAAGACGAGCCTCGTCCGCGCGCTGTCCGGTCTGGTCCGGCCGGACGCCGGGCAGGTCGTCGTGCACGGCCGGCTGGCCCAGGTGCCCGAGGGCCGCGAGATGTTCGCCGGGCTCAGCGTCGACGACAACCTGCGCCTCGGCGGCTGGCGCAACGGCCGCGCCGGACGCGCCACCGGGCCGGTCTACGAGCTCATGCCGGAGCTGGCCGCGGTGCGGCACCGCGCGGCGGGCACGCTCTCCGGCGGTCAGCAGCAGATGGTGGCGATCGGGCGCGCGCTGATGGCGCGGCCGGACGTGCTCGTCGTCGACGAGCTCAGCCTCGGCCTGGCGCCGAAGGTCGTCGACGTGCTCGTCGGTCACCTGCGCCGGTTGCACGCCGAGCGCGGGCTGGCGGTGCTGCTGATCGAGCAGAACGCCCGCCTCGCCCTCGAGCTGTGCGACCGCGGGTACGTGCTGGAGGCCGGCCGGGTCGTGCTGCACGGCGACGCCGGCCGGCTGGCCCGCGATCCCCGGGTGGCCGCCGCCTATCTGGGCGGGCACGTCGCGGCGGAGGAGCCGCGATGA
- a CDS encoding branched-chain amino acid ABC transporter permease translates to MSDLLGYLLTGLGIGAGFALVGSGMVVIHRVTRVVNLAQGAFAVLAAMLTATLLATGLPHGLAEAAGVLVAAGAGVLAGVVAIGRPGTEPGAALIITLGLGVLAYAVEVTVWGDQPRSYAGLPGAVTLGGARIQAHHLLVITVTLPVFAALTAFFRGTDPGKALTACAENPYAARVVGIDVRRMGLLAFGLGGALGGLAGVLLTPVQQVTFDSDVTLIVNGFAAAVLGGLTRPGVTLAGGLLLGVAQTLIAGYGGGAHQLEIALLVMLAVMVTQAVRAGSVPEAAR, encoded by the coding sequence ATGAGCGACCTGCTGGGATATCTGCTCACCGGGCTCGGCATCGGCGCCGGCTTCGCGCTCGTCGGCAGCGGCATGGTGGTCATCCACCGGGTCACCCGGGTGGTCAACCTGGCCCAGGGCGCGTTCGCGGTGCTCGCGGCGATGCTGACCGCCACGCTGCTGGCCACCGGGCTGCCGCACGGGCTCGCCGAGGCGGCCGGGGTGCTCGTCGCGGCGGGCGCCGGGGTGCTGGCCGGGGTCGTCGCGATCGGCCGGCCCGGCACGGAGCCCGGAGCGGCGCTGATCATCACGCTCGGCCTCGGAGTGCTCGCGTACGCCGTGGAGGTGACCGTGTGGGGTGACCAGCCGCGCTCGTACGCCGGGCTGCCGGGGGCGGTCACGCTGGGCGGCGCCCGGATCCAGGCGCACCACCTGCTCGTCATCACGGTCACGCTGCCGGTGTTCGCCGCGCTCACGGCGTTCTTCCGCGGCACCGACCCGGGCAAGGCGCTGACCGCGTGCGCGGAGAACCCGTACGCGGCCCGGGTGGTCGGCATCGACGTACGCCGGATGGGCCTGCTCGCGTTCGGGCTGGGCGGCGCCCTGGGCGGCCTCGCCGGCGTGCTGCTCACGCCGGTGCAGCAGGTCACCTTCGACAGCGACGTGACCCTGATCGTCAACGGCTTCGCCGCCGCGGTGCTCGGCGGGCTGACCCGCCCGGGGGTCACCCTCGCCGGCGGGCTGCTGCTGGGCGTGGCACAGACCCTGATCGCCGGGTACGGCGGCGGTGCCCATCAGCTCGAGATCGCGCTGCTGGTGATGCTGGCCGTGATGGTCACGCAGGCGGTCCGCGCCGGTTCGGTCCCGGAGGCGGCGCGATGA
- a CDS encoding branched-chain amino acid ABC transporter permease, producing MRARTVLAAAAVTLALPLLLPERHLPVYVLLLLAATVTAGVSLLMGYAGQVSLGQAAFYAIGAYAAGLSAVHGVPTLAGLLIAPVVAALAAVVVGAPLLRLRGHHLAFATLAVHLILLSLLGQGTWAGGAIGLQGIPPLSLAGVVLRDDVGYAYVAWGVLAVVLLVSRNVVDSRAGRGLRAAAGSEIAAAAGGVPVGAYRLVVFALSAAFAGLAGGVYAFYLGYLAPGSFPLLLSVEVVVMAVVGGLGTITGPVAGAAVITLLVQALNQLGTRPGMPSYAPAALSYAVYALLLIAVVRYLPRGIVPAVAVLRRRTS from the coding sequence ATGAGGGCCCGCACGGTCCTCGCCGCCGCCGCGGTCACGCTGGCGCTGCCCCTGCTGCTACCGGAACGGCACCTGCCCGTGTACGTCCTGCTGCTGCTGGCCGCCACGGTCACGGCCGGCGTGTCGCTGCTGATGGGGTACGCCGGGCAGGTGTCGCTGGGCCAGGCGGCGTTCTACGCGATCGGGGCGTACGCCGCCGGGCTGTCGGCGGTGCACGGCGTACCGACCTTGGCCGGGCTGCTCATCGCCCCCGTCGTCGCGGCGCTCGCGGCCGTCGTGGTCGGTGCGCCCCTGCTGCGGCTGCGCGGGCACCACCTGGCCTTCGCCACGCTGGCCGTGCACCTGATCCTGCTGTCGCTGCTCGGGCAGGGCACCTGGGCCGGCGGCGCGATCGGCCTGCAGGGCATCCCGCCGCTGTCCCTGGCGGGCGTTGTGCTGCGCGACGACGTCGGATACGCGTACGTGGCCTGGGGTGTGCTCGCCGTAGTGCTGCTGGTCAGCCGCAACGTCGTCGACTCGCGGGCCGGCCGGGGCCTGCGCGCGGCGGCCGGCAGCGAGATCGCGGCGGCCGCCGGTGGCGTACCGGTCGGCGCTTACCGGCTCGTGGTCTTCGCGCTCTCCGCGGCGTTCGCGGGCCTGGCCGGCGGCGTGTACGCCTTCTACCTCGGCTACCTCGCGCCCGGCTCGTTCCCGCTGCTGCTGTCCGTCGAGGTCGTCGTGATGGCCGTGGTGGGCGGCCTCGGCACGATCACCGGTCCGGTCGCCGGCGCGGCGGTCATCACGCTGCTGGTCCAGGCGCTCAACCAGCTCGGCACCCGTCCGGGCATGCCGAGCTACGCGCCGGCCGCCCTGTCCTACGCGGTCTACGCGCTGCTGCTCATCGCCGTGGTCCGCTACCTGCCCCGCGGCATCGTCCCCGCGGTGGCCGTGCTCCGGAGGAGAACGTCATGA
- a CDS encoding SDR family oxidoreductase encodes MRLDGKVAIVTGSGRGLGLAYAKALAAAGAAVVVNDLDAEAVDSAVAQIAGAGGRATGVAARVGDSATARALADAAIDGFGRLDVLVTNAGVLRDRVLWKMTDDDFDTVVRVHLRGTFTCAREAAVRMREQGGGGRLILISSPAGQRGNFGQTNYAAAKAGIAAMARTWALELARSGITVNAVVPVAATEMTRTIPAFAPVIEESERTGRPLPGWLRRDEGLGTPEDAAGLVVFLASDAAQDVTGQAIGIGGDRLALWGHPYEKTVAFRDGGWSADAIAEAWHGGAGAEPETYGIPAPKAPEA; translated from the coding sequence ATGAGACTCGACGGCAAGGTCGCGATCGTGACCGGCAGCGGCCGGGGGCTCGGCCTCGCGTACGCCAAGGCGCTCGCCGCGGCCGGCGCGGCGGTCGTGGTGAACGATCTGGACGCCGAGGCGGTGGACAGCGCGGTGGCGCAGATCGCCGGCGCGGGCGGCCGGGCCACGGGGGTGGCCGCCCGCGTCGGCGACAGCGCGACGGCCCGGGCCCTCGCCGACGCCGCGATCGACGGGTTCGGCCGGCTCGACGTGCTGGTCACCAACGCCGGCGTGCTGCGGGACCGGGTGCTGTGGAAGATGACCGACGACGACTTCGACACCGTCGTCCGGGTGCACCTGCGCGGGACGTTCACCTGCGCCCGCGAGGCCGCCGTCCGCATGCGCGAGCAGGGCGGGGGCGGCCGGCTCATCCTGATCTCGTCGCCGGCGGGCCAGCGCGGAAACTTCGGCCAGACCAACTACGCCGCCGCCAAGGCCGGCATCGCCGCCATGGCCCGCACGTGGGCGCTCGAGCTGGCCCGCAGCGGCATCACGGTGAACGCGGTCGTGCCGGTCGCCGCCACCGAGATGACCAGGACGATCCCGGCCTTCGCGCCCGTGATCGAGGAGTCCGAGCGGACCGGCCGGCCACTGCCCGGATGGCTGCGGCGCGACGAGGGACTGGGAACCCCGGAGGACGCGGCCGGCCTGGTCGTCTTCCTCGCCTCGGACGCCGCGCAGGACGTCACCGGCCAGGCGATCGGCATCGGCGGCGACCGGCTCGCGCTGTGGGGCCATCCGTACGAGAAGACCGTGGCGTTCCGGGACGGCGGGTGGAGCGCCGACGCGATCGCCGAGGCGTGGCACGGCGGGGCCGGTGCCGAGCCGGAGACGTACGGCATCCCCGCGCCGAAGGCCCCGGAGGCGTAG
- a CDS encoding amidohydrolase family protein has protein sequence MDVASLTAIDVHTHAEISRDGHPSLDPELMGASAAYFGVGAGRQPTIDETARYYRERRMAAVVFTVDAEHTTGHPRISNEEIAASCAAHPDVLIPFASVDPHKGRAGVREARRLVVEHGVRGFKFHPSLQGFAPDDRMAYPLYEAIEELGVPALFHTGQTGIGAGVRGGGGIRLRYSNPMLVDDVAVDFPDLRIILAHPSFPWQDEALAVATHKPHVHIDLSGWSPKYFPPQLVRYANSLLQDKVLFGSDYPVITPDRWLADFDRLDIKPEVRPKILKENAARLLGLDEEDAS, from the coding sequence ATGGACGTGGCGTCGCTGACCGCGATCGACGTGCACACGCACGCCGAGATCAGCCGGGACGGGCACCCCTCGCTCGACCCGGAGCTGATGGGCGCCTCCGCGGCGTACTTCGGGGTGGGGGCGGGCCGGCAGCCGACGATCGACGAGACGGCGCGGTACTACCGGGAGCGCCGGATGGCGGCCGTGGTCTTCACCGTCGACGCGGAGCACACCACCGGGCATCCGCGGATCAGCAACGAGGAGATCGCCGCGAGCTGCGCGGCGCACCCGGACGTGCTCATCCCGTTCGCCAGTGTGGACCCGCACAAGGGACGTGCGGGCGTGCGCGAGGCGCGCCGGCTGGTCGTCGAGCACGGCGTCCGGGGCTTCAAGTTCCATCCGAGCCTGCAGGGCTTCGCGCCGGACGACCGGATGGCGTACCCGCTGTACGAGGCGATCGAGGAGTTGGGCGTACCCGCGCTGTTCCACACCGGACAGACCGGGATCGGGGCGGGCGTCCGCGGCGGGGGCGGGATCCGGCTGCGGTACTCGAACCCGATGCTCGTGGACGACGTGGCCGTCGACTTCCCGGACCTGCGGATCATCCTGGCCCACCCGTCGTTCCCGTGGCAGGACGAGGCGCTGGCGGTGGCCACGCACAAGCCGCACGTGCACATCGACCTGTCCGGCTGGTCGCCGAAGTACTTCCCGCCGCAGCTCGTGCGCTACGCCAACTCGCTGCTGCAGGACAAGGTGCTGTTCGGCTCGGACTACCCGGTCATCACCCCGGACCGGTGGCTGGCCGACTTCGACCGGCTCGACATCAAGCCGGAGGTCCGGCCCAAGATCCTCAAGGAGAACGCCGCCCGCCTGCTGGGCCTGGACGAGGAGGACGCATCGTGA
- a CDS encoding MaoC family dehydratase produces the protein MITVDGVAGLSALAGRDLGRSDWLEITQDRVDRFAEATGDHQWIHVDPQRAQAGPFGGTIAHGYLTLSLVIPLFGALLEVRGVAMSINYGLEKVRFPNPVRVGSKVRLAATVAEVTGVAAGGVQMVLDFTVEIAGEAKPACVARAVYRHYA, from the coding sequence GTGATCACCGTCGACGGGGTTGCCGGGCTCAGCGCGCTGGCCGGCCGGGACCTGGGCCGCAGCGACTGGCTGGAGATCACCCAGGACCGGGTGGACCGGTTCGCCGAGGCCACCGGCGACCACCAGTGGATCCACGTCGATCCGCAACGGGCGCAGGCGGGCCCGTTCGGCGGCACGATCGCGCACGGCTACCTGACGCTGTCGCTCGTCATCCCGCTGTTCGGCGCGCTGCTCGAGGTGCGCGGCGTCGCCATGAGCATCAACTACGGCCTCGAGAAGGTCCGGTTCCCGAACCCCGTACGGGTGGGCTCGAAGGTACGGCTCGCCGCCACGGTGGCGGAGGTGACCGGCGTCGCTGCCGGCGGCGTGCAGATGGTGCTCGACTTCACGGTGGAGATCGCGGGCGAGGCCAAGCCGGCCTGCGTCGCCCGGGCCGTCTACCGCCACTACGCATGA
- a CDS encoding acyl-CoA synthetase produces the protein MTATVPARNAGLGSWPARRAAMSPGSNALIFRGTAITYAGLFDRVTRLAARLRSGGVGPGDRVAYLGPNHPAFVETMFATHLLGGIFVPLNVRLAAPEVDYMLRHSGTVALVHAPAGAFSVRPGTVVEVGGAYEEWLAAGEPEPLDVAVGMDDPALILYTSGTTGRPKGAVLTHANVFWNCYNLLVGVDVASDEMTLIGAPLFHVAALNQCLLPTFLKGGCSVLMPSWDVDEALELIPRHGITWMFGVAAMFAGLAQSPRWPGADLSSVRSVMSGGAAVPESLILAYQERGLTFCQGYGMTETAPGATFLEARESRTHVGSAGLPVFFAGVRCVRPDLTGAPPGEPGEVLVRGPNVTPGYWNDAEATRDAFTADGWFRSGDLARVDAAGHLYVVDRLKDMYISGGENVYPAEVESVIFEHPAVSEVAVVGVPDPAWGEVGRAFVVAMPGAALDGDELRAFLLPRLAKYKIPVHVDVVPALPRTGSGKVRKGDLRRLPGEQEAGHGRGEGGP, from the coding sequence ATGACGGCCACCGTCCCGGCCCGCAACGCCGGTCTCGGTTCCTGGCCGGCCCGGCGCGCGGCCATGTCGCCCGGCAGCAACGCCCTGATCTTCCGCGGCACCGCCATCACGTACGCCGGGCTGTTCGACCGGGTCACCCGGCTCGCCGCGCGGCTGCGCTCCGGCGGCGTGGGGCCCGGCGACCGGGTGGCGTACCTCGGGCCGAACCATCCGGCCTTCGTCGAGACGATGTTCGCCACGCACCTGCTCGGCGGGATCTTCGTGCCGCTGAACGTCCGGCTGGCCGCGCCCGAGGTCGACTACATGCTGCGGCACAGCGGCACGGTCGCGCTCGTCCACGCCCCGGCCGGCGCGTTCTCCGTACGCCCGGGCACGGTCGTCGAGGTCGGCGGCGCGTACGAGGAATGGCTCGCCGCCGGTGAGCCGGAGCCGCTCGACGTGGCCGTCGGCATGGACGACCCGGCCCTCATCCTCTACACCTCGGGCACCACCGGCCGGCCGAAGGGCGCCGTCCTGACCCACGCGAACGTCTTCTGGAACTGCTACAACCTGCTCGTCGGGGTGGACGTCGCGAGCGACGAGATGACGCTGATCGGTGCGCCGCTGTTCCACGTCGCCGCGCTCAACCAGTGCCTGCTGCCGACGTTCCTCAAGGGCGGGTGCAGCGTGCTCATGCCGTCCTGGGACGTCGACGAGGCGCTCGAGCTGATCCCCCGGCACGGGATCACGTGGATGTTCGGCGTGGCGGCGATGTTCGCGGGGCTGGCCCAGTCGCCGCGCTGGCCGGGTGCGGACCTGTCGTCGGTGCGCAGCGTGATGTCCGGGGGCGCCGCCGTGCCCGAGTCGCTGATCCTGGCATACCAGGAGCGCGGGCTGACGTTCTGCCAGGGCTACGGGATGACGGAGACCGCGCCGGGCGCCACCTTCCTGGAAGCGCGGGAGAGCCGTACGCACGTCGGCTCGGCCGGGCTTCCGGTCTTCTTCGCCGGCGTGCGCTGCGTACGCCCGGACCTGACCGGCGCGCCGCCCGGGGAACCGGGCGAGGTGCTGGTCCGCGGCCCCAACGTGACGCCCGGCTACTGGAACGACGCCGAGGCCACCCGGGACGCGTTCACGGCGGACGGCTGGTTCCGCTCCGGTGACCTCGCCCGGGTCGACGCGGCCGGCCACCTGTACGTCGTCGACCGCCTCAAGGACATGTACATCTCCGGCGGCGAGAACGTGTACCCGGCCGAGGTGGAGTCGGTGATCTTCGAGCATCCGGCCGTGTCGGAGGTCGCGGTGGTCGGGGTGCCCGACCCGGCCTGGGGCGAGGTGGGCCGGGCCTTCGTCGTCGCGATGCCCGGCGCGGCGCTGGACGGCGACGAGCTGCGGGCCTTCCTGCTGCCGCGGCTGGCGAAGTACAAGATCCCCGTCCACGTCGACGTGGTGCCGGCGCTGCCGCGGACCGGCTCCGGGAAGGTGCGCAAAGGCGACCTGCGGCGCCTACCGGGAGAGCAGGAAGCGGGTCACGGCCGGGGCGAAGGCGGACCCTAG
- a CDS encoding alpha/beta hydrolase family esterase, producing MARHHWRAARVVAAAAAVMVTLACGPADDPRPTSSSPPALPASGTGTVQIGGRQVTVHVPASYDPARPAPLVIGLHGYTSDGVQLESYLRLTPESDRRGFVYAYPDGLTDDRGERFWNATDACCSFSEPKPDDSRYLSELISTLEGGYRIDRSRVSLIGHSNGGFMAFRMACDHADQVAAIVSLNGATWADAGRCRPSKPVSVLVINSSSDETIAFTGGDIGGNAYPSAATTVADWVRYDRCGGTGRDAPKLDLVPALTGAETSVRTHDCANGSVVQAWTIGGGTHVPPLGSAFAPAVTRFLLSR from the coding sequence ATGGCTCGACACCATTGGCGGGCAGCTCGCGTCGTGGCGGCCGCGGCGGCGGTCATGGTGACGCTGGCCTGTGGTCCGGCGGACGACCCGCGGCCGACGTCCAGCTCACCGCCGGCGCTGCCCGCGAGCGGCACCGGCACGGTGCAGATCGGCGGCCGGCAGGTCACCGTGCACGTGCCGGCCTCCTACGACCCGGCCCGGCCCGCGCCGCTGGTCATCGGGCTGCACGGCTACACGTCCGACGGCGTTCAGCTGGAGAGCTATCTGCGGCTGACGCCCGAGTCGGACCGGCGCGGATTCGTCTACGCATACCCGGACGGCTTGACCGACGACCGCGGCGAACGGTTCTGGAACGCCACGGACGCCTGCTGCTCCTTCTCCGAGCCGAAACCCGACGACTCGCGGTACCTCAGCGAGCTGATCTCCACGCTCGAGGGCGGGTACCGGATCGACCGGTCCCGGGTGTCGCTGATCGGCCATTCGAACGGCGGCTTCATGGCGTTCCGGATGGCCTGCGACCACGCCGACCAGGTCGCCGCGATCGTCTCGCTCAACGGTGCGACCTGGGCCGACGCCGGCCGGTGCCGGCCGTCGAAGCCGGTGAGCGTGCTCGTGATCAACAGCAGCAGCGACGAGACCATCGCGTTCACCGGCGGCGACATCGGCGGCAACGCCTACCCCTCGGCGGCCACCACGGTCGCCGACTGGGTGCGCTACGACCGCTGCGGGGGCACCGGCCGGGACGCCCCGAAGCTAGACCTGGTGCCGGCTCTCACGGGAGCCGAGACGTCGGTACGTACCCATGACTGCGCGAACGGCTCGGTGGTGCAGGCCTGGACGATCGGTGGCGGCACCCACGTACCGCCCCTAGGGTCCGCCTTCGCCCCGGCCGTGACCCGCTTCCTGCTCTCCCGGTAG
- a CDS encoding glycosyltransferase family 2 protein → MNATLELSPAAPALHDMSRLWGRAADGVELSVVVPFYNPGAALRRTVERLVACLRDAQVGFEVIAVSDGSTDGSAQTLGGLPGVRVIDNPVNQGKGAALHQGFATARGAWIGFIDADGDIDPRHLVEYLMVARAGGHALVYADKRHAASASAASGFRKLVSVSYSTLVSRLFGLDVRDTQTGCKIVRRDVLAAVLPRLRECRFAFDLELFVAADAAGIDDLKAVPVRLEERVAGSTVTSSTIVRTIRDTFVIYRRRRDDHYRAAAPVAAPVVVAAPRTPALAYAA, encoded by the coding sequence ATGAACGCGACCTTGGAGCTCTCCCCCGCCGCCCCGGCCCTGCACGACATGTCCCGCCTGTGGGGCCGTGCCGCCGACGGCGTCGAGCTCTCCGTGGTCGTGCCGTTCTACAACCCGGGCGCGGCGCTGCGCCGTACGGTCGAGCGCCTGGTCGCCTGCCTGCGCGACGCCCAGGTCGGCTTCGAGGTGATCGCGGTCTCCGACGGCTCGACCGACGGCTCGGCGCAGACCCTCGGCGGCCTGCCCGGCGTCCGCGTCATCGACAACCCGGTGAACCAGGGCAAGGGCGCCGCGCTGCACCAGGGCTTCGCCACCGCCCGCGGCGCGTGGATCGGCTTCATCGACGCCGACGGTGACATCGACCCCCGGCACCTGGTCGAGTACCTGATGGTGGCCCGCGCCGGCGGCCACGCCCTGGTGTACGCCGACAAGCGTCACGCCGCGTCGGCGAGCGCGGCCAGCGGCTTCCGCAAGCTCGTGTCGGTGTCCTACTCCACGCTCGTCTCCCGGCTGTTCGGCCTCGACGTGCGCGACACCCAGACCGGCTGCAAGATCGTGCGGCGCGACGTGCTGGCCGCGGTGCTGCCCCGGCTGCGCGAGTGCCGCTTCGCCTTCGACCTGGAGCTGTTCGTCGCCGCGGACGCCGCCGGCATCGACGACCTCAAGGCCGTGCCGGTGCGCCTCGAGGAGCGGGTCGCCGGTTCCACCGTCACCAGCTCGACGATCGTCCGTACGATCCGCGACACGTTCGTCATCTACCGCCGCCGCCGGGACGACCACTACCGGGCCGCCGCGCCCGTCGCCGCCCCGGTCGTCGTCGCGGCTCCGCGTACGCCGGCCCTGGCCTACGCCGCCTGA